From Candidatus Methylomirabilota bacterium, one genomic window encodes:
- a CDS encoding DUF420 domain-containing protein, with the protein MLSVAVLPTINAALNGTSALFLTLGYLFIRQRKIVAHKLCMGSALGISTLFLISYLTYHYQVGSIPFAGHGGIRALYFTILISHTVLAAAILPLALITVSRVLKGRFDRHVRIARFTLPLWLYVSVTGVIIYFMLYHLYPPA; encoded by the coding sequence ATCCTCTCCGTTGCCGTCCTGCCTACCATCAATGCCGCACTCAATGGGACCAGCGCGCTTTTCCTGACCCTGGGCTACCTTTTTATCCGACAGCGAAAGATCGTCGCGCACAAGCTCTGTATGGGATCGGCCCTTGGGATCTCCACCCTCTTTCTGATTTCCTATCTGACGTATCACTATCAGGTGGGATCGATTCCTTTTGCGGGACACGGAGGCATTCGAGCGCTGTATTTCACGATCCTGATCTCCCATACAGTGTTGGCAGCGGCGATCCTCCCATTAGCTCTCATCACGGTCTCCCGAGTACTGAAAGGGCGCTTTGACCGACACGTGAGGATTGCGCGCTTTACCCTTCCGCTGTGGCTGTATGTCTCGGTCACCGGGGTCATTATCTACTTCATGCTGTATCATCTGTACCCGCCAGCATGA
- the wrbA gene encoding NAD(P)H:quinone oxidoreductase — protein MARILVLYYSMYGHVETLARRVAEGARSVEGVEVTIKRVPELMPEDVARKAGAKLDQEAPIATVAGLPNYDAIIFGTPTRFGNMCAQMRNFLDQTGKHWVSGALIGKVGSVFTSTASQHGGQETTITSFHSTLLHHGMIIVGVPYSCQALLNMTEITGGSPYGAGTLAGTDGRRQPSENELTIARFQGEHVATIAKKLAR, from the coding sequence ATGGCGAGGATCCTCGTTCTGTACTACAGCATGTACGGCCACGTCGAAACCTTAGCGAGGAGGGTGGCTGAAGGCGCTCGAAGTGTCGAAGGCGTCGAGGTCACGATCAAGCGCGTCCCTGAGCTGATGCCAGAAGACGTTGCTCGAAAGGCGGGAGCGAAGCTTGATCAGGAGGCGCCCATCGCCACGGTGGCCGGGTTGCCGAACTATGACGCAATCATTTTTGGAACGCCGACACGATTTGGGAATATGTGTGCTCAAATGCGAAACTTTCTCGACCAGACGGGGAAGCATTGGGTGAGCGGCGCGCTGATCGGTAAGGTCGGCAGCGTGTTCACATCCACCGCGTCTCAGCATGGTGGACAGGAAACCACGATCACCTCATTTCATAGCACGTTGCTTCACCACGGAATGATTATTGTCGGGGTCCCGTATTCGTGCCAGGCACTGCTCAACATGACAGAAATCACCGGTGGCAGCCCGTATGGCGCAGGCACACTTGCAGGTACAGATGGTCGTCGTCAACCATCAGAGAACGAGCTGACAATCGCACGTTTCCAGGGTGAGCATGTGGCCACGATTGCCAAAAAACTGGCGCGGTAA
- the cyoE gene encoding heme o synthase, giving the protein MMPTSHTLGAEFTRASRRAVDFVSLMKPRILLMVLLTTCAGFYLGSGSTPSYEILWQVLTGTALAAGGTLALNQFLERDLDARMARTRLRPLPASRLQPAEALLFGVLLAVAGLLYLAVAINTLSSVAAAVTVGSYLFVYTPMKRKTAWCVIVGAVPGALPPVIGWAAATGRLGIEAWVLFAILFVWQLPHTLAIALLYKDDYERAGIRLLPLIDPDDRLTSYQIVGNCLILLAVSLLPTLIGFSGPLYFLGALALGIGMVGCGVTLALRRSTADVRRLVFTSLVQLPVLFLLMVLDRIPL; this is encoded by the coding sequence ATGATGCCAACATCTCACACATTAGGCGCCGAGTTCACGCGCGCATCCAGACGAGCGGTTGATTTCGTATCCCTGATGAAGCCGCGTATCCTGCTGATGGTGCTGCTCACCACATGTGCGGGCTTTTACCTTGGCTCCGGCAGTACGCCCAGCTATGAGATCCTGTGGCAGGTGCTCACCGGTACGGCGCTTGCTGCGGGCGGGACCCTCGCGCTGAATCAGTTCCTCGAACGTGACCTGGACGCACGGATGGCGCGTACACGGCTCCGGCCATTGCCGGCTAGCCGGCTGCAGCCTGCGGAGGCACTCCTGTTCGGGGTCTTGCTCGCAGTCGCGGGTCTGCTGTACCTGGCCGTCGCGATCAACACGTTGAGCAGTGTGGCGGCGGCGGTCACCGTGGGAAGCTATCTGTTTGTCTACACGCCCATGAAGCGAAAGACCGCATGGTGCGTCATTGTAGGAGCCGTCCCCGGGGCGTTACCGCCGGTTATCGGCTGGGCGGCAGCTACAGGACGGCTTGGTATTGAAGCGTGGGTACTGTTTGCCATCCTGTTTGTGTGGCAGCTTCCCCACACGTTGGCCATCGCCCTGCTGTATAAGGACGATTATGAACGGGCAGGGATTCGACTTCTCCCTCTGATCGATCCGGACGATAGACTGACGAGCTATCAGATCGTCGGCAACTGCCTGATCTTACTTGCCGTCAGCCTGCTGCCGACCCTCATCGGATTTTCCGGCCCACTCTATTTCCTGGGCGCACTGGCGCTGGGTATCGGCATGGTGGGTTGCGGGGTGACGCTTGCCCTGCGGCGATCGACGGCAGATGTGAGGCGGCTGGTGTTCACGTCGCTTGTGCAGCTTCCGGTACTGTTTCTGTTGATGGTGCTGGATCGGATACCATTGTAA
- a CDS encoding COX15/CtaA family protein gives MAHTQARVHSLWPHRLALVTAASTLMLIFVGGLVTNTGAGLAVPDWPTTFGYNMFLYPWSRMVGGIFYEHSHRLIGSTVGILTVTLALVLWLNDAGRAARWLGVAAVGAVVIQGVLGGLRVILMSAGSEFALIHGLLAQAFFALIVSLVVCTSQEWKHRPWQVVVADVGMVRRLCLLTTGFLYLQIFFGAMLTHIGDWILAHLLCAVLVTILIWRLATRILGLHSDQVTLARPVALLIGLLALQLLLGLGSYVNRFTSLDIPYSVFTRLALPTVHRITGTLMLGLCIVLTLRAYRLPASRQPDAGRELLAERMRA, from the coding sequence ATGGCCCACACGCAGGCGCGAGTCCACAGCCTCTGGCCCCATCGATTGGCCTTGGTGACTGCAGCCTCAACCTTGATGTTGATCTTCGTAGGCGGCCTGGTCACGAATACCGGGGCGGGGCTGGCGGTGCCGGATTGGCCGACTACGTTCGGGTATAACATGTTCCTCTACCCGTGGTCGCGCATGGTGGGGGGGATCTTTTACGAACACAGTCACCGGCTGATCGGCTCCACCGTGGGCATACTCACGGTAACATTGGCCCTTGTGCTCTGGTTGAACGACGCAGGCAGAGCGGCTCGGTGGCTCGGAGTTGCCGCCGTCGGCGCGGTGGTTATCCAGGGGGTGCTCGGCGGCCTGCGAGTCATCCTGATGTCGGCTGGAAGCGAATTCGCACTCATTCATGGGCTGCTGGCTCAAGCCTTCTTTGCCCTTATAGTAAGCCTAGTGGTGTGCACCTCCCAGGAGTGGAAACACAGACCCTGGCAGGTTGTGGTTGCGGATGTCGGAATGGTCCGCCGTCTCTGCCTCCTGACCACCGGTTTTCTGTACCTTCAGATCTTCTTTGGAGCCATGCTGACACACATCGGTGACTGGATCCTGGCCCATCTGTTATGTGCCGTCCTTGTCACTATCCTTATCTGGCGCCTGGCGACACGAATCCTGGGACTTCATTCGGATCAGGTGACGCTCGCGCGTCCTGTCGCGCTGCTCATCGGCCTATTGGCGCTGCAGCTTCTGTTGGGCCTCGGATCGTATGTGAATCGCTTTACGTCACTCGACATTCCTTACTCGGTCTTTACTCGGTTGGCGCTTCCGACCGTTCACAGGATCACCGGGACGCTGATGCTGGGACTCTGTATCGTTCTGACGCTGCGGGCCTATCGACTGCCGGCATCGCGACAGCCCGACGCCGGCCGGGAATTGCTCGCCGAGCGGATGCGCGCATGA
- a CDS encoding c-type cytochrome, translating into MQRRASGVLIISALFSTVLGLYVTGSNAEEPYKLKMPLGLQEDAAYIPPDNPLTADKINLGKALYFDKRLSADGTVACATCHAPDKGFSDGRPTSTGIKGQVGGRNAPVTINRLFSQDQFWDGRSPSLEDQALGPVQNPIEMGHTLQGMVATLDKLGGYREQFKKAFGTPVTKEGVAQAIASFERTLLCGNSAFDKFEAGNKKALTASAQRGLTLFREKANCVTCHTGFNFTDEGYHNLGVGIDKADPDLGRFKVTKKEPDKGAFKTPTLRNIAASAPYLHDGSAKTLEEVINFYDQGGTKNPNLSKEIKPLHLTAQEKGDLVAFLKSLSCPDLKVAAPALPK; encoded by the coding sequence ATGCAACGCCGGGCAAGCGGGGTACTCATTATCAGCGCGCTATTCTCCACTGTATTGGGTCTTTACGTCACGGGAAGCAACGCCGAAGAACCATACAAGCTTAAGATGCCGCTCGGCCTGCAAGAGGATGCGGCGTATATCCCCCCGGACAATCCTTTGACAGCCGACAAGATCAACCTCGGCAAAGCGCTCTATTTTGACAAGCGACTCTCGGCCGACGGGACCGTGGCTTGCGCCACCTGTCACGCGCCGGACAAAGGGTTTTCCGACGGCCGCCCCACCTCCACAGGGATCAAAGGGCAGGTAGGTGGCCGCAACGCCCCGGTGACGATCAATCGTCTCTTCAGCCAGGATCAGTTCTGGGATGGCCGATCCCCCTCGCTGGAAGACCAGGCACTGGGCCCGGTTCAAAACCCTATCGAGATGGGCCACACCCTGCAAGGGATGGTTGCCACCCTGGACAAGTTGGGCGGATACCGGGAGCAATTCAAGAAGGCCTTCGGTACGCCAGTGACCAAAGAGGGGGTCGCCCAAGCCATCGCCTCCTTCGAGCGAACCCTCCTCTGTGGCAACTCAGCTTTTGACAAGTTTGAAGCTGGGAATAAGAAGGCCCTTACTGCGAGTGCCCAGCGTGGGCTCACCCTCTTTCGGGAGAAGGCGAACTGTGTGACGTGTCACACAGGCTTCAACTTCACCGACGAAGGTTACCACAACCTCGGCGTAGGCATAGACAAGGCGGACCCGGATCTTGGTCGCTTTAAGGTTACGAAGAAAGAGCCCGATAAGGGAGCGTTCAAGACGCCGACCCTGCGCAACATCGCCGCCAGCGCCCCCTATCTACACGACGGCAGCGCCAAGACTCTGGAGGAAGTGATTAACTTCTACGACCAAGGCGGCACAAAAAATCCCAATCTCTCAAAAGAGATCAAGCCGCTCCATTTGACAGCTCAGGAAAAGGGAGATCTGGTGGCGTTTTTGAAGTCGCTGAGCTGTCCCGATCTCAAGGTAGCTGCGCCCGCGCTTCCCAAATAA
- a CDS encoding cytochrome-c peroxidase has translation MRPSGLAVVTLSAVLIGVSLWPVNDVQLFSAAGQESGPYTLKLPHSVLEPIVPENNPLTEGKVALGRTLYFDKRLSLDNTVSCATCHDPKFGFADGKKVAEGIQQKKGVRNSPTTLNTAFLDAQFWDGRAPTLEEQAKGPLVNPVEMGMPSHDALVTKLRTIPAYRRGFQEVFGTEELTIDQLAKAIATFERTLNTFNSPFDRFIAGDKTALSPSAQRGWELFQGKARCITCHEFNTPYPFFTDNKFHNIGVAMKDTNFEALARKAAVDTDVATLAHEPGAAELGRYLVTKQPRDIGAFKTPGLRNIALTAPYMHDGSEASLKSVIEFYDKGGVPNPNLDGGIRPLGLSEQEREDLVELLKALTSDDLPSLVKELERRGDR, from the coding sequence ATGAGACCATCGGGACTCGCCGTAGTCACTCTGAGTGCTGTACTCATTGGAGTGAGCCTTTGGCCGGTCAATGATGTACAGCTCTTTTCTGCGGCGGGACAGGAATCGGGGCCTTACACGTTAAAACTGCCACACAGCGTCCTTGAGCCAATCGTCCCGGAGAATAACCCGCTGACCGAAGGGAAGGTGGCGCTAGGGCGAACCCTCTACTTTGACAAACGGCTCTCGCTCGACAACACCGTGAGCTGTGCTACCTGCCATGACCCCAAGTTTGGGTTTGCGGATGGAAAAAAGGTCGCCGAGGGGATCCAACAGAAAAAGGGGGTCAGGAACAGCCCCACCACGTTGAATACCGCCTTTCTGGACGCCCAGTTCTGGGACGGCCGCGCTCCGACCCTGGAGGAGCAAGCCAAAGGGCCCCTTGTGAATCCCGTTGAGATGGGGATGCCATCACATGATGCCCTCGTGACGAAACTGCGGACGATCCCGGCATACCGCCGAGGATTCCAAGAGGTCTTCGGGACAGAGGAGTTGACCATCGATCAACTGGCAAAAGCCATCGCGACCTTCGAACGGACCTTGAATACCTTTAACTCTCCTTTCGATCGCTTCATTGCCGGCGACAAAACTGCCCTCAGTCCCTCCGCTCAGCGAGGGTGGGAGCTATTCCAGGGCAAGGCTCGCTGCATAACCTGCCATGAGTTCAATACCCCCTATCCCTTCTTCACCGACAACAAATTCCACAATATCGGAGTTGCGATGAAGGACACCAACTTCGAAGCGCTGGCTCGGAAGGCCGCTGTCGACACGGATGTTGCCACGCTGGCCCATGAGCCTGGGGCTGCCGAGCTGGGCCGGTATCTCGTTACGAAGCAGCCCAGGGATATCGGCGCCTTTAAGACTCCAGGGCTCAGGAATATCGCGTTGACCGCGCCCTACATGCACGACGGGAGTGAAGCATCCCTGAAAAGCGTGATTGAGTTCTATGACAAGGGCGGAGTGCCGAACCCGAATCTCGACGGCGGAATACGGCCTCTTGGTCTTTCGGAGCAGGAGCGAGAGGATCTCGTCGAACTCCTGAAGGCCCTTACCAGCGACGATCTACCCTCGCTCGTCAAGGAGCTGGAACGCAGAGGGGATCGATAG
- a CDS encoding metallophosphoesterase, whose translation MLRPENREKLFTSLRQMSRREFFSATGKVAAMAAATDLVMQFGHHIISYAPHSFQPVELAYGADKFTFAYVSDTHLFARGMTHRFAKAAMKAVQDVNAMSPPPDFVLFGGDLAQLGQAEELKLGKEILDELKAKRYMMVGEHDWYFDMGEKWRELFGNPWYAFDHKGVHFVVLNSVIVEDYWTAPKMKPMERMLFMAQLDNPKGRPFTVGEEQREWLGKNLAQVDKTTPLVIFSHSPLYKYYKPWNFWTDDAEAVQKLLASFTSVTVIHAHTHQVLTNRIGNIHFHGVLSTAWPWPYAPEGLPKLTVQMDRADPFNQFDGCGWGNVDLLATGQANKIYRLWDRNPTVVTAAQMESGKAATPGPSY comes from the coding sequence ATGCTGCGTCCCGAGAATCGGGAGAAGCTCTTCACCTCACTGCGACAGATGAGCCGGCGGGAGTTCTTCTCCGCTACCGGGAAGGTGGCCGCCATGGCCGCTGCCACGGATCTGGTGATGCAATTCGGGCACCACATCATCTCCTACGCGCCGCATTCCTTCCAGCCCGTTGAGCTGGCCTATGGCGCCGACAAGTTCACCTTCGCGTATGTGTCCGACACCCACCTCTTCGCCAGAGGAATGACGCACCGCTTCGCGAAGGCCGCCATGAAGGCAGTGCAAGATGTGAATGCCATGAGCCCACCGCCTGATTTCGTGCTCTTCGGAGGCGATCTGGCTCAGCTCGGCCAGGCTGAGGAGCTGAAGCTCGGCAAGGAGATCCTTGATGAGCTGAAAGCGAAACGGTACATGATGGTCGGGGAGCACGACTGGTACTTCGACATGGGGGAGAAGTGGCGCGAGCTGTTCGGCAACCCGTGGTATGCCTTCGACCACAAGGGGGTCCATTTCGTGGTCCTGAACAGCGTCATCGTAGAGGACTACTGGACAGCCCCGAAGATGAAACCGATGGAGCGGATGCTCTTTATGGCCCAGCTCGACAATCCGAAGGGCAGGCCGTTCACGGTCGGCGAAGAGCAACGAGAGTGGCTCGGGAAGAACCTGGCCCAGGTAGATAAGACGACTCCCCTCGTGATCTTCTCCCATTCCCCCCTGTACAAGTACTACAAGCCTTGGAACTTCTGGACCGACGATGCCGAAGCGGTGCAAAAGCTCCTGGCGTCTTTCACGTCTGTGACGGTAATCCACGCCCACACCCATCAGGTCCTGACGAACAGGATCGGTAACATCCACTTTCACGGTGTGCTCTCTACGGCCTGGCCCTGGCCGTACGCTCCAGAGGGGCTCCCCAAGCTCACCGTTCAGATGGATCGGGCTGATCCGTTCAATCAGTTTGATGGCTGTGGATGGGGGAACGTAGATCTCCTCGCGACTGGGCAAGCAAATAAAATCTACAGATTGTGGGATCGAAACCCGACGGTCGTCACCGCGGCTCAGATGGAATCCGGCAAAGCGGCTACCCCGGGCCCCTCGTATTAA
- the ppdK gene encoding pyruvate, phosphate dikinase produces MAKKYTYFFGKGRAEGRAEQKNLLGGKGANLHEMTALKIPVPPGFTISTDACIEYFKQGRRFPRGLWSEVETQVAKLERAMGKRFGDPRDPLLVSVRSGARISMPGMMDTVLNLGLNDETVQGLIQRSQNPRFAYDSYRRLLQMFGDVVLGIKKIAFEGLLSETKRQKRAAADTDLTADDLMELVDTFKEVVRREAGREFPQDPQEQLRMAIAAVFESWHNKRAIEYRRIYKVPDDWGTAVNIQTMVFGNLGEDSGTGVAFTRDPSIGDRHIYGEFLQNAQGEDVVAGIRTPRPIAALKEAWPRVYREFERICRTLERHYRDMMDIEFTIEDGKLYMLQCRVGKRTAHAAIKIAVDMAKERLIDRKVAVLRVEPWQLEQLLHPRIDPKLQIRKITRGLPASPGAAVGKAVFSAEEAVEAAGQREKVILVRPETSPEDIAGMVAAQGILTARGGLTSHAAVVARGMGKACVAGCTDIMVNEEEGYFQVANLTVRRGDSITIDGTTGDVIVGAVELTQPEELTGEFGALIAWADGFRKIGIRTNADTPKDAQVTRQFGGEGIGLCRTEHMFFEGDRIVAVREMILAKDADERRKALAKLLPMQKQDFKAIFELMNGLPVIIRTLDPPLHEFLPRKDEEIRKVAENMGVSEEALKEKVRILQEFNPMLGHRGCRLGITYPEITEMQARAIFEAACELKREGKRPFPEIMIPLVGHVKELQIQREIVDRVAREVMKEYGVKVRYLVGTMIELPRAALVADQIAEAADFFSFGTNDLTQTTFGFSRDDSGRFLPLYLEKGILSADPFAVLDEEGVGALMRIGIEKGRRAKPELEVGICGEHGGEPTSVDLCHRLGLDYVSCSPYRVPIAKLAAAHAVLKRQVKVKEMGEK; encoded by the coding sequence ATCGCCAAGAAATATACGTACTTCTTTGGAAAAGGTCGGGCGGAAGGCAGGGCGGAACAGAAGAATCTTCTTGGAGGCAAGGGGGCGAACCTGCACGAGATGACTGCTCTCAAGATCCCGGTACCGCCCGGCTTTACCATCTCTACCGACGCCTGCATTGAGTACTTCAAGCAGGGAAGACGGTTCCCGCGCGGACTCTGGTCCGAGGTCGAGACACAGGTCGCCAAGCTGGAGCGCGCCATGGGAAAGCGATTCGGCGATCCAAGGGATCCCCTTTTAGTCTCTGTCCGCTCCGGAGCCAGGATCTCTATGCCGGGGATGATGGACACCGTGTTGAACCTGGGGTTAAACGACGAGACGGTCCAAGGCCTCATACAGCGTTCCCAAAACCCGCGGTTTGCTTACGATAGCTACCGACGGCTGCTTCAGATGTTCGGGGATGTCGTGTTGGGTATCAAGAAAATCGCGTTTGAGGGGCTCCTCAGCGAAACGAAGCGGCAGAAACGGGCCGCGGCCGATACGGATTTGACTGCTGACGATCTCATGGAATTGGTTGACACGTTTAAAGAGGTGGTTCGACGCGAGGCGGGGCGGGAATTTCCCCAGGATCCCCAGGAGCAGCTTCGCATGGCGATCGCGGCCGTCTTCGAATCCTGGCACAACAAACGGGCTATCGAGTATAGGCGGATCTATAAGGTACCGGACGACTGGGGCACCGCTGTCAATATTCAGACTATGGTCTTCGGCAATCTGGGCGAGGACTCCGGAACGGGCGTTGCGTTTACCCGCGATCCGTCTATAGGGGACAGGCACATCTACGGGGAGTTTCTGCAGAATGCTCAAGGAGAAGACGTGGTGGCGGGCATCAGGACGCCTCGTCCTATTGCGGCCTTGAAGGAGGCGTGGCCTCGCGTCTACCGGGAGTTTGAGCGGATCTGCCGAACGCTGGAGCGTCACTACCGGGACATGATGGACATCGAGTTCACCATCGAGGATGGGAAGCTCTACATGTTGCAGTGCCGCGTCGGCAAACGGACGGCGCACGCCGCCATCAAGATCGCAGTAGATATGGCCAAAGAGCGCCTGATCGACCGAAAGGTGGCCGTCCTCCGGGTGGAGCCCTGGCAACTCGAGCAACTGCTGCACCCGAGGATCGATCCGAAGCTGCAGATTCGCAAGATCACGAGGGGTCTTCCGGCCTCACCGGGCGCCGCGGTCGGGAAGGCCGTCTTCTCAGCGGAGGAGGCGGTGGAGGCCGCGGGGCAGCGCGAGAAGGTCATCCTGGTCAGGCCCGAGACCTCTCCGGAGGATATCGCGGGGATGGTGGCCGCCCAGGGGATCCTTACGGCTCGTGGAGGTCTCACCAGTCATGCGGCTGTGGTGGCGCGGGGCATGGGGAAAGCCTGCGTCGCCGGCTGCACCGACATCATGGTAAACGAAGAAGAAGGATACTTCCAGGTCGCGAATCTGACCGTCCGGCGAGGCGACTCGATCACGATCGACGGCACGACAGGTGATGTCATCGTCGGAGCGGTGGAACTGACCCAGCCTGAAGAGCTGACCGGTGAATTTGGCGCCCTGATCGCGTGGGCGGACGGCTTTCGGAAGATCGGCATCAGGACCAATGCCGATACGCCGAAAGATGCGCAGGTCACGCGGCAGTTCGGCGGCGAGGGAATCGGCCTCTGCCGGACCGAACATATGTTCTTCGAGGGGGATCGGATCGTGGCTGTGCGAGAGATGATCCTGGCGAAGGACGCCGACGAACGGCGGAAGGCCCTGGCCAAGCTCCTGCCGATGCAGAAGCAGGATTTCAAGGCGATCTTCGAGCTGATGAATGGTCTGCCTGTCATCATCAGGACGTTAGATCCCCCATTGCATGAGTTCCTTCCGAGAAAAGACGAGGAGATTCGAAAGGTAGCCGAGAACATGGGGGTATCGGAGGAGGCGCTCAAGGAAAAGGTTCGCATCCTCCAGGAGTTCAATCCGATGCTGGGCCATCGTGGCTGCCGCCTCGGGATTACCTATCCTGAGATCACCGAGATGCAGGCGCGGGCGATTTTTGAGGCGGCCTGTGAACTCAAACGGGAAGGGAAGCGTCCATTCCCGGAGATCATGATTCCTCTTGTCGGCCACGTGAAAGAGCTGCAGATCCAGCGGGAGATCGTGGACCGGGTTGCTCGGGAGGTGATGAAGGAGTATGGGGTGAAAGTCCGCTACCTTGTGGGGACGATGATTGAGCTACCCAGGGCGGCGTTGGTGGCCGATCAGATCGCTGAGGCGGCCGACTTCTTCTCCTTCGGGACCAACGACCTGACCCAGACCACCTTCGGGTTTTCGCGGGATGACTCCGGCCGGTTCCTTCCCCTCTATCTGGAGAAAGGAATCCTTTCGGCGGATCCCTTCGCCGTCCTCGACGAAGAGGGGGTAGGAGCACTCATGCGAATCGGGATAGAAAAAGGCCGGCGAGCCAAGCCGGAGTTGGAGGTCGGTATCTGCGGCGAGCACGGAGGCGAGCCTACCTCGGTCGATCTCTGCCACCGATTGGGTCTGGATTACGTGAGCTGCTCCCCGTACCGTGTCCCCATCGCCAAGCTGGCGGCGGCCCATGCCGTTCTGAAGAGGCAGGTCAAGGTTAAAGAGATGGGGGAGAAGTAG
- a CDS encoding carboxypeptidase regulatory-like domain-containing protein gives MGRLREMVAVTVVAGFVLGTTAQALAYEGGDVKDGGTITGTIKFPGTPPVRKEIQVTKDKEVCGKKSHLSWDLIVGPNKGIENAVVSLLDVKKGEKWTITKATLDQNGCVYVPHVVVMPAGGDLDILNSDGILHNIHTYGQVNPSINKAQPKFKKVLTEKFAHPEIVKVTCDAHSWMLGWLVVSDHPYVAVTNNKGEFTLRNVPPGHYKLEVWQETLGKKVQDVVVKAKQETKLTIELAKQ, from the coding sequence ATGGGCAGACTACGCGAAATGGTTGCAGTAACCGTAGTGGCGGGCTTTGTCCTTGGAACCACCGCTCAGGCGTTAGCTTATGAGGGTGGTGACGTGAAAGACGGCGGAACGATCACCGGCACGATCAAGTTTCCCGGGACCCCACCAGTGCGGAAAGAGATCCAGGTGACCAAGGACAAGGAGGTCTGCGGGAAGAAATCACACCTGAGCTGGGATCTCATTGTCGGTCCGAACAAAGGGATCGAGAATGCTGTGGTGAGTTTACTTGATGTGAAAAAAGGGGAGAAGTGGACAATTACGAAAGCAACACTGGATCAGAATGGGTGTGTCTATGTGCCGCATGTCGTGGTGATGCCTGCGGGTGGCGACCTGGATATCCTGAACAGCGATGGAATTCTCCACAACATTCACACCTATGGTCAGGTGAATCCCTCGATCAACAAGGCCCAGCCGAAATTCAAAAAGGTGCTAACCGAGAAGTTCGCGCACCCGGAGATTGTCAAGGTAACCTGTGATGCCCATAGTTGGATGCTTGGCTGGCTCGTGGTCTCGGACCATCCGTACGTGGCCGTAACCAATAATAAGGGTGAGTTTACCCTCCGCAATGTTCCACCAGGACACTATAAACTTGAGGTTTGGCAGGAGACCCTCGGCAAGAAGGTGCAGGACGTCGTCGTTAAGGCTAAGCAGGAGACCAAGCTCACTATCGAACTCGCTAAGCAGTAG